Proteins encoded together in one Terriglobus saanensis SP1PR4 window:
- a CDS encoding bZIP transcription factor, with protein sequence MQEFLRFTHPKYERMTIDSMLASGYSPSACGHIKELEAEVCTLRQIVAELLAKNQELRTHPFAFPYGAPPSPDLLRKV encoded by the coding sequence ATGCAGGAATTCCTCCGTTTCACGCATCCCAAGTACGAACGAATGACCATAGACTCCATGCTGGCGAGCGGCTATAGCCCTTCGGCCTGTGGTCATATCAAAGAGCTTGAGGCAGAAGTCTGCACCTTAAGACAGATCGTCGCCGAACTTCTGGCCAAGAACCAGGAATTGAGAACGCATCCGTTCGCCTTTCCCTATGGAGCGCCGCCCTCTCCGGATCTATTGCGGAAGGTCTAG
- a CDS encoding helix-turn-helix domain-containing protein gives MSDVVKVGLLQGTPTPDAIAHIFPVQYVAKALTAGSAGIGLSTRDLSRHQFTPGDITLCRRDTKELVRWNDPVEVLMIEVPDNALRSAAEELGADKVEFHGTPYLQDPRVSAIVTAIEVESTLGNPSGRLYMDSLGQAIASAITQVCGVLRRPFRQVKGGLAPAQLRRVSEYIQDRLAHELTLVELANVAGLSRAHFSQMFHRSTGIPPHKFVTNARIARAKELLLQPELRVIDVAMACGFQTSQHFARVFKMLSGTTPVQFRRAC, from the coding sequence ATGAGTGATGTAGTCAAAGTAGGTCTACTGCAGGGAACACCGACGCCGGATGCGATCGCTCACATCTTTCCGGTGCAGTATGTCGCAAAGGCCCTGACCGCAGGAAGTGCAGGGATTGGATTGAGTACGCGCGATCTGTCACGCCACCAATTCACACCGGGCGATATCACGCTATGCCGGCGAGACACGAAAGAGCTGGTGCGCTGGAATGATCCGGTGGAAGTGCTGATGATCGAGGTACCGGACAATGCCTTGCGCTCCGCCGCGGAAGAGCTTGGCGCCGATAAGGTGGAGTTTCACGGCACTCCCTACCTGCAAGACCCGCGTGTCTCTGCGATCGTCACCGCGATTGAAGTGGAGAGCACGTTAGGAAATCCGTCAGGTCGCCTCTACATGGATTCTTTGGGTCAGGCGATTGCTTCAGCGATCACTCAGGTGTGCGGCGTGCTTCGCAGGCCGTTTCGGCAGGTCAAGGGTGGCCTGGCTCCTGCACAGTTGCGAAGGGTATCGGAGTATATCCAGGACAGACTGGCTCACGAGCTTACGCTCGTCGAACTTGCAAACGTTGCCGGGCTGAGCCGGGCTCATTTTTCTCAGATGTTCCATCGCTCAACAGGAATCCCGCCGCACAAGTTTGTTACAAATGCCCGGATCGCTCGTGCGAAGGAACTTTTACTGCAGCCCGAACTGCGTGTCATCGATGTAGCGATGGCGTGTGGTTTTCAAACATCGCAACACTTTGCGCGGGTCTTCAAGATGCTCTCCGGAACAACTCCAGTGCAGTTCCGAAGGGCCTGCTGA
- a CDS encoding cupin domain-containing protein: MTETTTIANGALTDPWLQTRPGELCAIRVDSAETNGTYSVVEIVASPGDSTPIHVHAREDEHFVILEGTARIAYGEKTFDAPTGTSISLMRGISHAWGNPSPDSKLRMLVTCTPGGAEEALRLIAKGGDIDLMAIAKKSGVEILGPPLLGIPPAQ, translated from the coding sequence ATGACAGAAACCACCACCATCGCAAACGGCGCTCTTACTGATCCCTGGCTCCAGACGAGGCCTGGAGAGCTCTGCGCTATCCGTGTCGATTCTGCCGAAACCAACGGCACTTACTCCGTCGTGGAGATCGTCGCCAGCCCAGGAGACAGTACACCCATTCACGTCCATGCGCGTGAGGATGAGCACTTTGTCATCCTGGAAGGCACAGCGCGCATCGCCTACGGAGAAAAAACGTTCGATGCACCGACGGGTACCTCCATCAGCCTGATGCGTGGCATCTCCCACGCGTGGGGAAATCCTTCTCCCGATTCCAAACTGCGCATGCTGGTCACCTGTACGCCGGGCGGCGCCGAAGAGGCGCTGCGCCTGATTGCCAAAGGTGGCGACATTGACCTGATGGCCATTGCAAAGAAGTCCGGTGTCGAGATCCTCGGTCCCCCTTTGCTCGGGATACCACCCGCGCAGTAA
- a CDS encoding acyltransferase encodes MSTGSSGFLRRVWLDGRIWMANNVIAYIPSHTVRLFFYRKVMLAKIGPDSLIFMRAWLDCPGGLTVGSNSVVNQQCRLDSRGSLTIGNNVSISAEVCILTAQHDIQDSDFAGVQSPVTIGDYVFIGTRAMILPGVTLGEGSVVAAGAVVTKDVQPYTVVAGIPAVPIGKRNQDLRYQAHYPRLFQ; translated from the coding sequence ATGAGCACTGGTTCCTCTGGTTTTCTGCGGCGTGTATGGCTTGACGGCCGTATCTGGATGGCGAACAACGTGATCGCCTATATCCCCAGCCATACCGTCCGTCTCTTCTTCTATCGCAAAGTCATGCTGGCGAAGATCGGTCCCGACTCGCTTATCTTTATGCGCGCATGGCTGGACTGTCCGGGGGGACTGACGGTTGGCTCCAATAGCGTGGTGAATCAACAATGCCGCCTCGACAGTCGCGGTTCACTCACGATTGGAAACAATGTTTCCATCTCTGCCGAGGTCTGCATCCTCACGGCGCAGCACGATATTCAAGACAGTGATTTTGCGGGCGTGCAGTCGCCAGTTACGATCGGTGACTATGTTTTTATTGGCACGCGTGCCATGATTCTTCCCGGCGTTACTCTCGGCGAAGGCTCCGTTGTTGCCGCAGGAGCCGTTGTTACGAAAGACGTCCAACCCTACACTGTTGTGGCCGGTATTCCCGCTGTCCCCATCGGTAAACGCAATCAGGACCTGCGCTATCAAGCGCACTATCCTCGTTTATTCCAGTAG
- a CDS encoding cupin domain-containing protein: MHATEQRNTSLSSIPQTFDLFGVLIDFLVTPDETGHKISLFKGIIRSGVVVPLHSHPDPEVFYILEGALDVYQDSGPSKGWSTTQGGGAVAIAGDVKHALRNTSSTPVTAILATQEELYNFFRNLAKPFEPEQIPVPPSPEEMQRLFAAAAECHYWMGSPEENAAIGISL; the protein is encoded by the coding sequence ATGCACGCAACCGAACAACGTAATACAAGTCTATCGTCCATACCCCAAACCTTTGACCTGTTTGGAGTGCTGATCGATTTTCTGGTGACCCCAGATGAGACGGGGCATAAGATCAGCCTCTTCAAAGGAATCATTCGTTCCGGCGTCGTCGTCCCGCTTCACAGTCATCCTGATCCTGAAGTTTTTTACATTCTTGAGGGAGCCTTGGATGTTTATCAAGACAGTGGACCTTCCAAGGGTTGGTCTACGACGCAAGGTGGCGGAGCCGTAGCGATTGCTGGGGACGTAAAGCACGCTTTGCGGAACACATCGTCAACGCCGGTCACGGCGATCCTGGCGACGCAGGAGGAGCTTTATAACTTCTTCCGGAACCTGGCAAAGCCCTTCGAGCCTGAACAGATACCCGTGCCCCCGTCCCCTGAAGAGATGCAGCGCCTCTTCGCCGCCGCGGCGGAATGTCACTATTGGATGGGCTCCCCCGAAGAAAATGCTGCCATTGGGATTTCCTTGTGA
- a CDS encoding acyltransferase family protein — protein sequence MKRISQLDGIRGAAVGAVILHHMASILNIGLGRNVVVLVLYRLLHVGWLGVDIFFVLSGFLITGIILKDRPKPNFWRNFYLRRAFRILPAFTVVFVVTLLMAHYLVPSMQISTSYVLAAIFFLANWTIVNFSEMPMLTHLWSLAVEEQFYFLWPQAAKRMSYTALFKLALGLALGSALLRTALAMTHLNPYILYKITPTRMDGLAIGAALAVGIQLPGVHAFLARWWKRIALASIAMLVLSFLGLKFNLFAFDPWSQVLAIPPTVILVAMTIYASVEGLLPRAVDLFLKGSVITHLGRRSYALYLIHEPINVAVHNSRMHGHLSHLPSGIGVNLLLMIAVVAVSLVLTEVSWHLIENPAQKFRHKLGTAATSQGAAV from the coding sequence TTGAAACGAATCTCGCAACTTGATGGGATCCGCGGAGCCGCAGTGGGCGCTGTGATCCTCCATCACATGGCCTCGATCCTAAATATTGGGCTCGGCAGGAATGTGGTGGTCCTTGTTCTCTATCGCCTGCTGCATGTCGGCTGGTTGGGCGTCGATATCTTTTTTGTGCTGTCGGGATTTCTGATCACGGGCATCATTCTGAAAGACCGACCCAAACCTAACTTCTGGCGTAACTTCTATCTTCGTCGCGCCTTCCGCATTCTTCCCGCCTTCACAGTTGTCTTCGTTGTCACCCTGCTCATGGCACATTATTTGGTGCCCAGCATGCAGATCTCCACCAGCTATGTGCTCGCCGCGATCTTCTTCCTGGCGAACTGGACCATCGTAAACTTCAGCGAAATGCCGATGCTCACGCATCTTTGGTCGCTCGCCGTGGAAGAGCAGTTTTACTTTCTCTGGCCTCAGGCAGCCAAGCGCATGAGCTATACCGCTTTATTCAAGCTGGCACTTGGCCTGGCCCTTGGGAGCGCCTTGCTTCGTACCGCCCTGGCGATGACGCATCTGAATCCATACATCCTCTACAAGATCACACCGACACGGATGGATGGCCTGGCCATCGGGGCCGCGTTGGCCGTGGGTATCCAGTTGCCGGGCGTGCATGCTTTTCTGGCGCGGTGGTGGAAGAGGATCGCGCTTGCTTCGATCGCGATGCTGGTTCTATCGTTCCTCGGTCTGAAATTCAACCTCTTCGCCTTTGATCCATGGAGCCAGGTACTCGCCATTCCGCCCACAGTGATTCTGGTCGCCATGACCATCTACGCCTCAGTGGAAGGATTGCTTCCGCGAGCAGTGGATCTCTTCCTGAAAGGCTCTGTGATCACGCACCTGGGACGACGGAGTTATGCGCTCTATCTGATCCATGAGCCAATCAACGTGGCTGTACACAACAGCCGTATGCACGGACACCTGTCCCATCTGCCCTCGGGCATCGGGGTGAACTTGCTTCTTATGATCGCAGTGGTTGCGGTCTCTCTGGTCCTCACCGAAGTCTCATGGCACCTGATTGAAAATCCCGCTCAAAAATTCCGACACAAACTAGGAACGGCGGCAACCTCTCAAGGTGCTGCCGTTTAG
- a CDS encoding sugar O-acetyltransferase, with amino-acid sequence MKTEWEKMLGGELYDASDPELLQARDRARDLCQTLNATRESDRDLRRNLLKQIFGKGGETVSLQPPFFCDYGTNIELGERVFFNFNCTVLDVCKVKIGDYTQFGSGVQILTPLHPLDAEMRRKQEYGAPVTIGSDVWVGSGALILPGVTIGSRAVIGAGSVVTRDIPDDVLAVGNPCRVLRPIG; translated from the coding sequence ATGAAAACGGAATGGGAAAAGATGTTGGGAGGCGAACTCTATGATGCCTCTGATCCTGAGCTGCTTCAGGCGAGAGACCGCGCCCGCGATCTTTGCCAAACCTTGAATGCCACACGAGAGTCAGATCGTGATCTTCGACGCAACCTCCTGAAACAGATCTTCGGAAAGGGCGGCGAGACAGTATCGCTGCAACCTCCCTTTTTCTGCGACTACGGAACCAACATTGAATTAGGAGAGCGCGTTTTCTTCAACTTCAACTGCACTGTCCTGGATGTCTGCAAGGTGAAGATCGGCGACTATACGCAGTTCGGGTCGGGCGTACAGATTCTGACGCCTCTGCACCCACTCGATGCAGAGATGAGACGAAAGCAAGAGTACGGCGCACCTGTCACAATCGGTTCCGATGTCTGGGTGGGCTCGGGTGCGTTGATTCTCCCCGGAGTCACCATCGGGTCAAGAGCAGTGATTGGAGCGGGAAGTGTCGTTACGCGGGATATTCCAGACGACGTTCTCGCAGTAGGCAATCCCTGCCGTGTGCTTCGTCCCATTGGATAG
- a CDS encoding lipopolysaccharide biosynthesis protein, with amino-acid sequence MSPNLQRRVRILLTFMGGQGAAQGLNLLCGLLILRWLPITEYSQYGLVYGFQMLVNAGLDLGFAGTIVALVGHRIHDKTIIGNYVRAGRRMRFKMMVFVLPTVSIFYYFMTKHLHWPVSTQVLLLLSICASVNVSGLQSYYTSPLIIHRRLTTYYRILILTALFRLVACFILFELGWITSVSAAWVNVVGIALTGVSLRAACRDLVEEPSKVNPKFTKQMVRYAMPNIPGLLFFALQGQISIFLIATFGSNKGIAQVSALGRIGQIFTLLNSINGVIVEPWFAKDDGSHVVKRYFTLVGMVLVGSAAFVGFTYLFPGVLLQLLGKKYADLRLEVVWIVLQGCIGFLMGMTWTVISARRLIFWQTTFVNIVLITLSQVGFIVFVGVTSPMRAIQMGCLSAAASLAAQVYNLFYGLKRGPRIDIEEHEHVREDSLPLTAVEAEVSD; translated from the coding sequence ATGTCCCCAAATCTCCAGCGTAGAGTACGTATTCTCCTCACCTTTATGGGTGGCCAGGGCGCCGCGCAAGGGCTCAACCTGCTTTGCGGTCTGCTTATCCTGCGCTGGCTTCCCATTACGGAGTACTCGCAGTACGGTCTTGTCTATGGTTTTCAGATGCTGGTCAACGCAGGCCTCGACCTGGGTTTTGCCGGCACCATCGTCGCGCTTGTAGGGCACCGCATTCACGATAAGACGATCATCGGCAACTACGTCCGTGCAGGCCGACGGATGCGCTTCAAGATGATGGTCTTTGTCCTGCCGACCGTCTCCATCTTTTACTACTTCATGACCAAGCACCTGCACTGGCCGGTGTCTACGCAGGTGTTGCTTCTGCTCTCCATCTGTGCGTCGGTAAATGTTTCCGGGCTGCAGTCGTACTACACTTCACCGCTGATCATTCACCGCCGTCTGACGACGTACTACCGCATCCTTATTCTCACGGCGCTCTTTCGCCTCGTCGCCTGCTTTATCCTCTTCGAACTCGGCTGGATCACCTCTGTCTCCGCTGCCTGGGTCAATGTAGTGGGCATCGCGCTCACTGGCGTCTCTCTGCGCGCTGCGTGTCGCGACCTTGTCGAAGAGCCAAGCAAGGTCAACCCCAAGTTCACCAAACAGATGGTGCGCTATGCGATGCCCAACATTCCGGGGCTGCTTTTCTTTGCCTTGCAAGGCCAGATTTCCATCTTTCTGATCGCGACTTTTGGTAGTAACAAAGGCATCGCCCAGGTCTCTGCTCTGGGACGCATCGGACAGATCTTCACTCTTCTTAATTCCATCAACGGCGTCATCGTTGAACCGTGGTTCGCCAAGGATGATGGCAGCCACGTCGTCAAGCGTTACTTCACGCTTGTGGGGATGGTGCTGGTCGGGTCGGCGGCTTTCGTTGGCTTCACCTATCTTTTCCCTGGTGTCTTGCTTCAACTCCTAGGTAAGAAGTACGCAGACCTTCGCCTTGAGGTGGTGTGGATCGTCCTGCAGGGATGCATCGGCTTCCTGATGGGAATGACCTGGACCGTGATCTCGGCGCGACGCTTGATCTTCTGGCAGACCACCTTCGTAAACATCGTGCTCATCACCCTCTCCCAGGTTGGATTCATCGTGTTCGTAGGCGTCACCAGCCCGATGCGTGCCATTCAAATGGGCTGCTTGTCCGCAGCGGCCTCGCTCGCCGCTCAGGTCTATAACCTCTTCTATGGCCTCAAGCGAGGCCCGCGCATCGACATTGAAGAGCATGAGCATGTGCGGGAGGACAGCCTTCCTCTCACTGCGGTTGAGGCTGAAGTGAGCGATTAG
- a CDS encoding alpha/beta fold hydrolase, which produces MTDIHHRTLDSNGIRIHIAEQGKGPLVLLCHGFPEGWYSWRHQLKALAEAGFHAVAPDMRGYGETDRPEAVESYTLLHLVGDMVGLLDALGEKQAVIVGHDWGAPVAWNAAIMRPDLFRAVAGLSVPLLPRPSVRPTSLMARMDEFIWYILYFQSLGIAESELERDVRASIYTIFGSGFGEDQPSDRIGMVDSTRGLLHGMSKPMNLPSWLSEQDLDHFTKQFTNTGFTGALNWYRNIDRNWELLAPFANANITVPSLYIYGDRDVVGRFPGMDKTIAGLSNRALDLRGKLCLKDCGHWTQQEQPAEVSTALINFLKDL; this is translated from the coding sequence ATGACTGATATCCATCACCGGACTCTTGACAGCAACGGAATTCGTATCCATATCGCCGAACAAGGGAAAGGTCCATTGGTTTTGCTCTGTCATGGCTTTCCGGAAGGTTGGTATTCCTGGCGTCATCAACTCAAAGCGCTTGCAGAAGCTGGCTTCCATGCTGTTGCGCCGGACATGCGAGGCTATGGGGAAACCGATCGCCCAGAGGCGGTTGAAAGTTATACTCTGCTTCACCTTGTCGGTGACATGGTAGGCCTTCTTGATGCGCTTGGAGAGAAGCAGGCAGTAATTGTAGGACATGACTGGGGCGCTCCCGTAGCCTGGAATGCAGCAATCATGAGACCCGATTTGTTTCGTGCAGTCGCTGGGCTCAGTGTGCCTCTCCTGCCTCGTCCATCCGTTCGGCCAACAAGCTTAATGGCTCGTATGGACGAATTTATCTGGTATATCCTCTATTTTCAAAGTCTCGGAATAGCCGAATCAGAGCTGGAACGCGATGTTCGTGCATCTATTTATACGATCTTCGGGTCAGGCTTTGGCGAAGATCAGCCGTCAGATCGAATCGGTATGGTTGATTCCACACGCGGTTTGCTACATGGCATGTCTAAGCCGATGAATCTTCCTTCATGGCTAAGTGAGCAAGATCTGGATCACTTCACAAAACAATTTACAAATACCGGCTTTACGGGTGCTCTGAACTGGTATCGAAATATCGATAGAAATTGGGAACTGCTTGCGCCGTTTGCCAATGCAAACATAACTGTTCCATCCCTCTATATTTATGGCGACCGCGATGTTGTTGGCCGTTTTCCCGGCATGGATAAAACGATCGCGGGTCTCTCGAATCGTGCCTTAGATCTGCGCGGAAAGCTATGCCTCAAGGATTGTGGTCACTGGACGCAGCAGGAACAGCCTGCTGAAGTGAGTACGGCGCTGATTAATTTTCTAAAGGATCTCTGA